The genomic stretch GTGCGTGAGTCTGACCGAGGGCGAGATCATGCAAGCGCGCTTCCGCCACAATCCGATGGTGACCGTGGACGACTACATCGAGATCATCACGCGGAAGACGGCATCACTGTTCCTACAAGGCGCGCGCACCGGCGCCCACCTCGGCGGCGCCGACGAGGCGACGGTCGAACGCATGGGCGAGTGCGGGTTCGCGGTCGGGATGACCTTTCAGATGGTCGATGACTTGCTCGACGTGGCTGGCACCGAAGAGCGCATCGGTAAACCGGTGGGGATTGATCTGCGCGATGGCAATCCGTCGCTCCCCGTGGTGCTCGCGATGCGCAACGATGCCGAGCTGCGGCGGCTGTTCGAGAAGCCTGAGCCAACCGCGGCGGACATCACCGCCGCGCTTGATCGCATTCGCCGTTCGGGTGTGCTCGACGACGTCCGCATTCGCGCCATGAGCTACGCCGATCGTGCCCGTGCGGCCATTGACGTTGTGCAGCCCTCGCCGTTCAAGGACAACCTGCTCGACTTGATCGATCAACTCGTCGAACGCGTATCGTAACCGTCAGCCCAGCACAGTCTCCAGCTCGATTAAGTGCGCCACGGTGTGCGTCGGCGCGCATGCGCCGTCGGGCAACGGTTCGCCAGTGGGGTTGAGCCACACGGTATCCATCCCGACCGCCGATGCGCCGGCGACATCATCGTGGAGACTATCGCCGACGAACAACGCGTCGCTCGCATCCACACCGAGCTGGCGTAGCGCCTCGTGAAAGATCGAGGGATGCGGCTTGCGGCGGCCGAACCCGTCGGAGATGGCGATCGCGCGAAACAGCGGCGTGAGTGCGTCGCGATCGAGGATCGCCCGCGCGGTCGGGCCGTGATCGAAGTTCGAAACAAGGGCGAGCGGATAGCGCGTCGTTAGCCGCTGCAGCAGGGTTCGATGCTGCGCCGGCGTTTCGGTTGAGGCGGCGAGGTGGCGCATGTGCGCGAGCGAGAAGCGCTCAGCGC from Deltaproteobacteria bacterium encodes the following:
- a CDS encoding polyprenyl synthetase family protein → MSIARPRLRRHYSDAAGILVSDELERVELRLSELIRSREPRLNDIAQYLVGSGGKRVRPAVTLLVFRACGGQDLNDIIDASTALELIHSATLLHDDIIDGSEVRRGNDSALRKYGLADTLVTGDFLFCRAFQLCARFEERVINWAAEACVSLTEGEIMQARFRHNPMVTVDDYIEIITRKTASLFLQGARTGAHLGGADEATVERMGECGFAVGMTFQMVDDLLDVAGTEERIGKPVGIDLRDGNPSLPVVLAMRNDAELRRLFEKPEPTAADITAALDRIRRSGVLDDVRIRAMSYADRARAAIDVVQPSPFKDNLLDLIDQLVERVS
- a CDS encoding HAD family hydrolase, which gives rise to MYRAILFDLYDTVVLFRKNVPTLQVAGTRWRSTMDWMREVVAQELPGVSHDEFLRAITETTAEIIRARPPEYREVPSPERFRRALLRLGAIGADVAGRAERFSLAHMRHLAASTETPAQHRTLLQRLTTRYPLALVSNFDHGPTARAILDRDALTPLFRAIAISDGFGRRKPHPSIFHEALRQLGVDASDALFVGDSLHDDVAGASAVGMDTVWLNPTGEPLPDGACAPTHTVAHLIELETVLG